Proteins co-encoded in one Paraburkholderia edwinii genomic window:
- a CDS encoding cbb3-type cytochrome c oxidase subunit I, giving the protein MLVNRKLVLAHFWLAFASFAIALVLGAWQMVARSPLHPPLNDPDLYYRSVTAHGTTMGYVFPTLVAMGFGYAITELSLKTTLAGLRWAWTGFVLVLAGLVMAVIAIAIGTASVLYTFYPPLIGSALYYIGVVLIVVGSWIWVALMSVNLLVWKRANRGKPVPLAMFASVASAYLWGWTAVGAAIELIFQILPVALGFKSTINAGLARVFFSWTLHAIVYFWLMPAYIAYYTIVPRAIGGRLYSDSMARVSFVLFLVVSMPIGIHHLFADPQVGSGFKFLHSVFTTLVAIPTLLTVFTICASVEIAARMRGGSGRLRWLKALPWDNPMMLAVCFSFIMLGLGGAGGLINMSYQLDSTIHNTQWVTGHFHLIFAGAVVIMYFAIAYDLWPHLTGRAMTDFKLMRVQLWLWFIGMLVLTLPWHLTGIQGMPRRMAYYDYTNAEIAAQAVPVIMSVAGALVVLVSAALFVAILVRAHRSPRVEPGEYGFSVPVHQSEALPAALNGFRLWLALMIALTVFNYGYPVASLLTRAGTSVPAIPVARGGSHG; this is encoded by the coding sequence GTGCTCGTTAACCGAAAACTCGTTCTTGCTCATTTCTGGCTCGCCTTCGCGAGCTTCGCCATCGCGCTCGTGCTGGGCGCGTGGCAGATGGTTGCCCGCAGTCCCTTGCATCCGCCGCTTAACGATCCGGACCTCTACTACCGCTCGGTGACGGCGCACGGCACGACGATGGGCTATGTGTTCCCCACTCTGGTGGCGATGGGCTTCGGTTATGCCATTACCGAGCTTTCGCTGAAGACGACGCTCGCCGGCTTACGCTGGGCGTGGACAGGCTTCGTGCTGGTGCTTGCCGGTCTCGTGATGGCAGTCATTGCAATCGCCATCGGTACGGCTTCGGTGCTGTACACCTTCTATCCGCCGCTGATCGGCAGTGCGCTCTACTACATCGGCGTCGTGTTGATCGTCGTTGGCTCATGGATCTGGGTCGCGCTAATGTCGGTCAACCTGCTTGTCTGGAAGCGCGCGAATCGAGGGAAGCCGGTTCCGCTTGCGATGTTCGCGAGTGTCGCGAGTGCCTATCTGTGGGGCTGGACGGCTGTGGGTGCAGCGATCGAATTGATTTTTCAGATCCTTCCGGTCGCACTCGGATTCAAATCCACCATTAATGCCGGGCTCGCGCGTGTGTTCTTTTCCTGGACCTTGCACGCAATCGTCTACTTCTGGCTGATGCCCGCCTACATCGCGTATTACACGATCGTCCCTCGCGCGATCGGCGGGCGGCTTTACAGCGATTCGATGGCAAGAGTTTCATTCGTGCTGTTTCTGGTCGTGTCGATGCCGATCGGTATTCATCACCTGTTCGCCGATCCTCAGGTTGGATCGGGCTTCAAGTTCCTGCACTCGGTCTTTACTACGCTCGTCGCGATTCCGACCTTGCTGACAGTGTTCACGATCTGTGCGTCGGTCGAGATTGCGGCACGCATGCGCGGCGGCTCCGGCAGGCTGCGCTGGCTCAAGGCGCTGCCGTGGGACAACCCCATGATGCTGGCCGTCTGCTTCTCGTTCATCATGCTGGGTCTTGGCGGCGCAGGTGGTCTCATCAACATGAGCTACCAGCTCGATTCGACGATCCACAACACACAGTGGGTGACGGGGCACTTTCATTTAATTTTTGCCGGTGCGGTCGTCATCATGTATTTCGCCATCGCCTACGACCTGTGGCCTCATCTGACCGGCCGCGCGATGACCGACTTCAAGCTGATGCGCGTTCAATTGTGGCTATGGTTTATCGGCATGCTCGTGCTCACGCTGCCGTGGCATCTGACAGGCATTCAGGGCATGCCGCGACGCATGGCCTACTACGACTATACGAACGCCGAAATTGCCGCACAGGCTGTACCCGTCATCATGTCGGTCGCAGGCGCACTTGTCGTTCTCGTATCGGCAGCACTGTTCGTGGCAATTCTGGTGCGTGCCCATCGATCTCCGCGCGTCGAACCGGGCGAATACGGCTTTAGCGTTCCGGTCCATCAAAGCGAGGCGTTACCGGCCGCACTTAACGGCTTTCGCTTGTGGCTCGCACTGATGATCGCGCTGACGGTGTTCAACTACGGGTATCCCGTCGCATCGCTGCTCACTCGAGCAGGAACCTCGGTTCCTGCGATTCCAGTCGCGCGAGGGGGCAGCCATGGATAA
- a CDS encoding cytochrome C oxidase subunit II — protein sequence MSTRGTESASKSIIERIERKWAMLMSAILLVLVGVVVFTGLHWAMMPPSRVETIQPETLNTSGEFVEENLGTATEPDGSVTVRIVAQQYSFTPQCILVPANVPVTFRATSADVIHGMLITGTNINSMIEPGYVSTFHTTFANPADHLMPCHEFCGTGHQGMWAHVKVIEKRTFDDLMRRSRGRRISCAR from the coding sequence ATGAGCACGCGCGGAACGGAGTCTGCCTCGAAAAGCATCATCGAGCGCATTGAACGGAAGTGGGCGATGCTGATGAGCGCGATTCTGCTCGTGCTCGTCGGTGTGGTGGTGTTCACCGGCCTGCACTGGGCGATGATGCCGCCGTCACGCGTCGAGACGATACAGCCAGAAACGCTGAACACGAGCGGCGAGTTCGTCGAAGAAAATCTGGGTACCGCGACCGAGCCTGACGGATCGGTCACGGTGCGCATCGTTGCCCAGCAATATTCATTTACGCCGCAATGCATTCTTGTGCCGGCGAACGTGCCGGTCACGTTTCGCGCGACCAGCGCCGACGTGATCCACGGCATGCTGATCACCGGCACCAATATCAATTCGATGATCGAACCCGGCTACGTGTCCACGTTTCACACGACCTTCGCCAATCCCGCCGACCATCTGATGCCGTGCCACGAGTTCTGCGGAACCGGACATCAGGGCATGTGGGCTCACGTCAAAGTGATCGAGAAGCGTACTTTCGACGACCTCATGCGTCGTAGCCGCGGACGGAGAATAAGCTGTGCTCGTTAA